The window TGTATTCTTTTTTCCTTTGCTTTCATCATGGATATTACTGTTGAAATTGCGATATTGCTTATCGTAACTGGCATCATTCGCACCTTATCAGGTGGAGCACATTGTTCAGCATACTATAGGTGTTTAGTAACAAGTGTTTTCATATTTACAGTATTGGGATATTCCATCAAAGTAAATTACTCATTCATCCGGCAGTTACATCCTGTTATTTTACTTGGCATTCTCGTATTAACATTTGGTTTATATTGGATCTATCCTCCACAGGCTCCTTCCAATAAACCTTTTAAAGACAATAAAATAGAATTAGCC of the Clostridiaceae bacterium genome contains:
- a CDS encoding accessory gene regulator B family protein — its product is CILFSFAFIMDITVEIAILLIVTGIIRTLSGGAHCSAYYRCLVTSVFIFTVLGYSIKVNYSFIRQLHPVILLGILVLTFGLYWIYPPQAPSNKPFKDNKIELAFRWYTLLTVVILSITAIALGFNSLPAWIISIALLWQAFTLTPVGHRFIGLCDILLTFKRREAN